From Planctomycetia bacterium, one genomic window encodes:
- a CDS encoding leucine-rich repeat domain-containing protein produces MSLPPIELTEAGATTSLSAESLLARALPVPPDIARFPGQMVVPLDELLPERSAELQVCCRGSRGECFAFDVAKLADFSLLSTNSPGWKLVPAGRKQLAEITTPRFVLREVVSIEIGHDLAAKALSDQVYTNLTDALMEPHGVRFLSLTSAGLERFPKGALELTNLESLNLGNNGIETLPPEIGELRQLKVLKLSRNNLRVLPEEIGRLKQLNELHVSRNQLASLPEKLWNLPDLQLLNLGANQLKHVPDEIAQLHSLRELELADNPIPPGERERIARLVPRAKIEW; encoded by the coding sequence ATGTCATTGCCACCGATTGAGTTGACCGAGGCCGGCGCGACGACGTCGCTGTCTGCCGAGTCGTTGCTTGCCCGAGCGCTGCCGGTCCCGCCGGATATCGCGCGCTTTCCCGGCCAAATGGTCGTGCCGCTCGACGAATTGCTGCCAGAGCGCAGCGCTGAACTGCAAGTCTGCTGCCGTGGGAGCCGGGGCGAGTGCTTTGCCTTCGACGTCGCCAAGTTGGCGGACTTTTCCTTGCTGAGCACCAACTCGCCAGGTTGGAAGCTCGTCCCGGCTGGCCGCAAGCAATTAGCGGAGATCACTACGCCGCGATTCGTGCTGCGCGAAGTCGTCTCCATCGAAATCGGGCACGATCTGGCTGCAAAAGCGCTGTCGGATCAGGTGTACACGAACCTCACCGACGCCCTCATGGAGCCGCACGGCGTGCGCTTCCTGAGCCTCACCAGTGCTGGATTGGAGCGTTTTCCCAAGGGAGCGCTCGAGCTGACGAATCTGGAATCGCTCAATCTCGGCAACAACGGGATCGAGACTCTGCCGCCCGAGATCGGCGAGCTGCGGCAGCTCAAGGTGTTGAAATTGTCGCGCAACAATTTGCGCGTACTGCCGGAGGAAATCGGCCGGCTGAAGCAACTGAACGAGTTGCACGTCTCGCGGAATCAACTCGCGTCGCTGCCGGAGAAGCTGTGGAATCTCCCCGATTTGCAGTTGCTGAATCTGGGCGCCAATCAGTTGAAGCACGTGCCGGACGAGATCGCCCAGTTGCACAGCTTGCGTGAATTGGAGTTGGCGGATAATCCGATCCCGCCCGGCGAGCGCGAGCGCATCGCACGGCTTGTGCCCCGCGCCAAGATCGAGTGGTAA
- a CDS encoding energy-coupling factor transporter transmembrane component T — translation MPASASYLNRHPWLLVVYLLTVTCATFLVPDAWKPLLVPSLILLQVAILAVCGKLDHSIGRILDRLKFLFLFLIAANALLPGPDTDRHWSLFSWLSINLTGLQAGMLMAAQILLVVLTTHVVRSIGDERAFINGLRSLRVAPLMAYSLDTTLALLDGSLRKSGGGGGGGRGDGSGGGGGG, via the coding sequence ATGCCAGCGTCAGCCAGCTATCTCAATCGTCATCCGTGGCTCCTGGTGGTCTACCTGCTGACCGTCACTTGCGCCACGTTTCTCGTGCCTGACGCCTGGAAGCCGCTGCTGGTTCCGTCGCTGATTTTGCTGCAAGTGGCGATCCTGGCAGTCTGCGGTAAGCTCGACCACTCGATCGGCCGCATTCTCGATCGCCTCAAATTCCTGTTTCTGTTTTTGATCGCCGCGAACGCTTTGTTACCCGGTCCCGACACGGATCGTCATTGGTCCTTGTTCTCTTGGCTGTCGATCAATCTGACCGGATTGCAGGCCGGCATGCTGATGGCGGCGCAGATTCTGCTCGTCGTGTTGACGACGCACGTCGTGCGCTCGATCGGCGATGAGCGCGCCTTCATCAACGGGCTACGCTCCTTGCGCGTTGCGCCGCTGATGGCTTACTCCCTCGATACCACGCTCGCGCTTTTGGACGGGTCGCTGCGCAAGTCTGGCGGCGGTGGTGGCGGAGGAAGGGGCGACGGCTCCGGCGGTGGTGGTGGCGGG